A stretch of Numenius arquata chromosome 11, bNumArq3.hap1.1, whole genome shotgun sequence DNA encodes these proteins:
- the SIN3A gene encoding paired amphipathic helix protein Sin3a translates to MKRRLDEQESPVYASQQRRITSSTEAFQHQHRVLAPAPPVYEAVSETMQSATGIQYSVTPSYQVSAVPQSSGSHGPAIAAVHSGHHHTAPVQPHGSQVVQSHAHPTPPAVPVQGQQQFQRLKVEDALSYLDQVKLQFGSQPQVYNDFLDIMKEFKSQSIDTPGVISRVSQLFKGHPDLIMGFNTFLPPGYKIEVQTNDMVNVTTPGQVHQIPTHGLQPQPQPQPQHQSQPSAQSTPTPAQPAPQPPPAKISKPSQLQAHTPASQQTPAIPPYASPRSPPVQPHTPVTISLGTTPSLQNNQPVEFNHAINYVNKIKNRFQGQPDIYKAFLEILHTYQKEQRNAKEAGGNYTPALTEQEVYAQVARLFKNQEDLLSEFGQFLPDANSSVLLSKTTAEKVESVRNDHGGTVKKPQLNNKQQRPNQNGCQIRRHSGTGATPPVKKKPKLLGLKDQSLAEASKHGVGTESLFFEKVRKALRSTEAYENFLRCLVIFNQEVISRAELVQLVSPFLGKFPELFTWFKNFLGYKESVHMETYPKERATEGIAMEIDYASCKRLGSSYRALPKSYQQPKCTGRTPLCKEVLNDTWVSFPSWSEDSTFVSSKKTQYEEHIYRCEDERFELDVVLETNLATIRVLEAIQKKLSRLSAEEQAKFRLDNTLGGTSEVIHRKALQRIYADKAADIIDGLRKNPSVAVPIVLKRLKMKEEEWREAQRGFNKVWREQNEKYYLKSLDHQGINFKQNDTKVLRSKSLLNEIESIYDERQEQASEDNAGVPTGPHLSLAYEDKQILEDAASLIIHHVKRQTGIQKEDKYKIKQIMYHFIPDLLFAQRGELSDVEEEEEEEMDVDEATGAAKKHNGVGGSPPKTKLMFNNTTAQKLRGMDEVYNLFYVNSNWYIFMRLHQILCLRLLRICTQAERQIEEETREREWEREVLGIKRDKSDSPAIQLRLKEPMDIDVEDYYPAFLDMVRNLLDGNMDSSQYEDSLREMFTIHAYIAFTMDKLIQSIVRQLQHIVSDEICVQVTDLYLSENNNGATGGLLTSQSSRTLLEAAYQRKAEQLMSEENCFKLMFIQSRGQVQLTIELLDTEEENSDDPVEAERWSDYVERYVNSDSTSPELREHLAQKPVFLPRNLRRIRKCQRGREQQEKEGKEGNSKKSMENVESLDKLECKFKLNSYKMVYVIKSEDYMYRRTALLRAQQSHERVSKRLHQRFQAWVDKWTKEHVPREMAAETNKWLMGEGLEGLVPCTTTCDTETLHFVSINKYRVKYGTIFKTP, encoded by the exons GTGTCGGCTGTTCCGCAGAGCTCGGGCAGCCATGGGCCGGCCATTGCCGCTGTCCACAGCGGCCACCACCACACGGCGCCAGTGCAGCCCCACGGGAGCCAGGTGGTGCAGAGCCACGCTCACCCCACACCGCCGGCCGTCCCCgtgcaggggcagcagcagttccaGAGGCTCAAG GTGGAGGATGCGTTGTCTTATCTTGACCAGGTGAAGCTGCAGTTTGGTAGCCAGCCACAGGTCTACAATGACTTCTTGGATATTATGAAGGAATTTAAATCTCAAAG TATTGACACTCCAGGAGTGATCAGCCGCGTATCGCAGCTCTTCAAGGGCCACCCAGACTTGATCATGGGTTTCAACACCTTCTTGCCGCCTGGTTACAAGATTGAGGTGCAGACAAATGACATGGTGAACGTGACAACGCCGGGGCAGGTTCACCAGATCCCCACGCACGGTTTGCAGCCCCAGCCGCAGCCTCAGCCCCAGCATCAGTCGCAGCCTTCGGCGCAATCAACCCCgacaccagcacagccagcgCCACAGCCACCGCCTGCCAAAATCAGCAAG CCGTCACAGTTGCAGGCACATACTCCCGCCAGCCAGCAAACTCCCGCGATTCCACCATACGCATCGCCGCGTTCTCCGCCGGTCCAACCTCATACGCCTGTGACAATCTCTCTGGGAACCACACCATCCCTGCAGAACAATCAGCCCGTTGAGTTTAATCACGCCATCAACTATGTCAATAAGATCAAGAATCGGTTCCAGGGGCAGCCAGACATCTACAAAGCCTTCCTGGAGATCCTCCATACATATCAG AAGGAGCAGCGCAACGCCAAGGAGGCAGGAGGTAACTACACGCCGGCTCTAACGGAGCAGGAGGTGTATGCGCAGGTGGCTAGGCTCTTCAAGAACCAGGAGGATCTGCTGTCTGAGTTCGGGCAGTTCCTGCCCGATGCCAACAGCTCTGTG CTGTTAAGTAAGACAACTGCGGAGAAAGTGGAATCGGTAAGAAATGATCACGGTGGCACGGTGAAGAAGCCACAGCTCAACAACAAACAGCAAAGACCCAACCAGAATGGCTGTCAGATCCGACGGCACTCGGGAACTGGAGCTACCCCTCCGGTGAAG AAGAAACCGAAGCTGCTTGGTTTAAAAGACCAGTCTTTGGCGGAAGCCAGCAAACACGGCGTGGGGACAGAATCGCTCTTCTTTGAGAAG GTCCGCAAAGCTCTGCGTAGCACAGAAGCATATGAAAACTTCCTTCGCTGCCTGGTTATTTTCAACCAGGAGGTGATTTCCCGGGCTGAGCTCGTGCAGCTTGTTTCTCCATTCTTGGG gAAATTCCCAGAATTGTTCACTTGGTTTAAAAACTTTCTGGGGTATAAGGAGTCTGTTCACATGGAGACGTATCCGAAGGAACGGGCTACTGAGGGGATTGCCATGGAGATCGACTATGCCTCCTGTAAAAGACTGGGCTCCAGTTACCGAGCCTTACCCAAGAGCTACCAGCAACCCAAGTGCACAGGGCGGACTCCACTGTGTAAAGAG GTTTTGAACGACACCTGGGTCTCCTTCCCATCCTGGTCCGAAGACTCCACATTCGTGAGCTCCAAGAAGACGCAATACGAAGAGCACATCTACAGGTGTGAGGATGAGCGATTCGAG CTGGATGTTGTCTTGGAGACCAACCTGGCAACGATCCGCGTCCTTGAGGCAATCCAAAAGAAACTCTCGCGCTTGTCCGCCGAGGAGCAGGCCAAATTCCGGCTGGACAATACTCTGGGTGGCACTTCGGAGGTGATCCACCGCAAGGCTCTCCAGCGGATATATGCTGATAAAGCAGCCGACATCATTGACGGACTTCGGAAGAACCCCTCTGTGGCTGTTCCCATTGTACTGAAAAG GTTAAAGATGAAAGAGGAAGAGTGGCGAGAAGCCCAGAGAGGATTTAATAAAGTCTGGCGAGAGCAGAATGAGAAGTATTACCTGAAATCCTTGGACCACCAGGGCATCAACTTCAAGCAGAATGATACCAAGGTCCTGAGGTCAAAGAGTCTCCTCAATGAGATTGAAAGCATCTATGATGAG AGGCAAGAGCAGGCTTCAGAAGACAACGCTGGAGTCCCCACAGGCCCACACTTATCACTAGCCTATGAAGACAAGCAGATCCTGGAAGATGCTGCCTCTCTCATCATCCACCACGTGAAGCGGCAGACGGGAATCCAGAAAGAGGACAAGTACAAAATCAAGCAGATCATGTATCACTTCATTCCAGACCTGCTGTTTGCTCAGCGAGGCGAACTCTCGGatgtggaagaggaggaagaagaggaaatggaTGTGGATGAAGCTACGGGGGCTGCGAAAAAGCACAACGGTGTTGGGGGCAGTCCTCCTAAAACCAAGCTGATGTTCAACAACACGACGGCCCAGAAGCTGCGGGGCATGGATGAGGTCTACAATCTCTTCTACGTGAACAGCAACTGGTACATCTTCATGCGGCTGCATCAGATCCTGTGCTTGCGGCTGCTGAGGATCTGCACCCAGGCTGAGCGGCAGATCGAAGAGGAGACGCGGGAAAgggagtgggagagggaagtGCTGGGCATAAAGCGAGACAAGAGTGACAGTCCTGCCATCCAGCTGCGACTGAAGGAGCCCA TGGACATCGATGTTGAGGATTATTACCCGGCCTTCCTGGACATGGTGCGCAATCTCCTGGATGGGAACATGGACTCGTCGCAGTACGAGGACTCCTTGCGTGAAATGTTCACCATTCACGCCTACATCGCCTTTACTATGGACAAGCTGATCCAGAGCATTGTTCGACAG CTCCAGCACATCGTGAGCGATGAGATCTGTGTTCAGGTAACAGACCTCTACCTGTCGGAGAACAACAACGGAGCAACGGGAGGTCTTCTCACTTCCCAGTCTTCTCGTACGCTCCTGGAGGCCGCCTACCAGCGCAAAGCTGAGCAGCTCATGTCAGAGGAGAACTGTTTCAAG CTGATGTTTATTCAGAGCAGAGGTCAAGTTCAGTTAACCATTGAACTGCTGGACACAGAAGAAGAGAACTCTGATGACCCTGTAGAAGCAGAG CGCTGGTCAGACTACGTGGAGCGGTACGTCAACTCCGATTCTACCTCCCCTGAGCTCCGGGAGCACCTGGCCCAGAAACCTGTTTTCCTGCCAAG GAATCTGAGGCGGATCCGTAAGTGTCAGCGCGGtcgggagcagcaggagaaagaagggaaggagggaaacagTAAGAAGTCCATGGAGAACGTGGAGAGCCTGGACAAGCTGGAGTGTAAATTCAAACTGAACTCCTACAAGATGGTGTACGTGATCAAATCGGAGGATTACATGTACAGGAGGACCGCTCTGCTGCGAGCCCAGCAG TCCCACGAAagagtgagcaagcggctgcacCAGCGGTTCCAGGCCTGGGTGGACAAATGGACCAAGGAGCACGTGCCCCGTGAAATGGCAGCCGAGACAAACAAGTGGTTAATGGGCGAAGGGTTGGAGGGCTTGGTGCCCTGCACCACCACCTGTGACACAGAGACCCTGCACTTTGTCAGCATTAACAAGTACCGCGTCAAATACGGCACGATATTCAAGACACCCTAA